The Thermococcus sp. region GTCCGGAACTGGCCGAGGGTCGAGCAGATACCCGCGATAGTGGCACCGTCCTACGATGGCTTGGTTGAGGTTATGCGCGGATGTGGAAGGGGGTGCCGCTTCTGCGAACCCAACCTTAGGGTTGCCAGGTACATGCCATTGGAGAAGATAGAGAGGGAAATAAAGGTGAACATAAGGGCAGGAATAGATCACGCTTGGTTACACAGTGAGGACATATTCCTTTACAAGGTTGAGGACAGGAAAAACTTCTATCCAAACACGGATGCGGTTCTGGAGCTCTTTACAATGGCAAGGAAGTACACAAGAAACGTGAACCCAACCCACGGAACCGTTGCAGGTGCTTTAGCCGCCCCGGGGATGATAGAAGCGATATCCAACCTTGTTGAAGCTGGTCCAAGGCATTGGGTTGGCATCCAGGTCGGCTTTGAGACGGCCTCCTCCGAGCTGATTGGAAAGTATATGAACAACAAGATGAAGCCGTTCTCCCCAGAGGAGTGGCCCTGGGTTCTGCTCAACGGGACCTACGTCTTCAACAAAAACTACTGGTTCCCCGCTTACACGACCATCCTAGGCCTGCCCGGGGATACCGATGACTATGAGATAATGACCGCTAGGCTGATAATCACGATGGAAAAACAGCTCAAGGAGAAGGTCGGCAACAGGGCCCACTTCACTGTTACTCCCCTCTCCTTCGTCCCGATGGGGCTTCTCAAGAATCAGGAGTTCTACCATGTTGACGAGATGATCACTTACGGTCAGTTCCTCCACCTCTACTACGCATGGAGGCACACCGCGAAGGAGGTGGCGGGGGTGTTGCCCTCCGTAATGGGCAGGAACCTCTTCCTCATCCCATTCTACCCCCTGGCAAGGTTTGGTGTAAACGTTATTCTGAAGCAGATTGAGAAGTGGGGCAAGAGCAGGGGCTACGAACTCAAGAAATTAGAACCACTGGAAGACCTTCAGATCGAGGTGGAGGAACACAAATGGTACAACCAGCCCACCCTTGCGGAAGCCTATTAGACCTTTACCTCTTTATATTTTCTCTTCATCAGCAGCGCGTCTTCCTCAATGTTCGGGCTCTCGCTTATCACAACGCCCTTAACCCTGAACTCCTTGAGGACTCTGAGGAGATCCTCCCAGTTCATGTCGCTCTCCCGGAGCGGCAGGTGCCTCTTCTCACCCTTGTTCGTGTATTCGATGCCGCTCATGTGGATGTGCATGTTGTCCAGGGCCTCCCTGCCGAGTCTGTCCTCCATGAAAGAGAGCATCTCACGCCACTCCTCCCTTGAGTTGCACTTTCCAATGTTCCTCGCGTGCGCGTGCGCGAAGTCTATCGTCGGTAGGACCATCTCAAGCTCCTCACTCAGCTTGACTATCTCCTTTAGGTCGCCGAACTGGGTTGGCTTTCCAGTAAGCTCTGGCCGTATCCAGACCTCAACTCCCTTATCCATCAGCCTCTTCTCAACGTCCCTCAGCTCGTTCAGAATTCTCTGGTAGACGCTCTCCTTTGGCTGCTTTAGGTAGTAACC contains the following coding sequences:
- a CDS encoding deoxyribonuclease IV yields the protein MLKVDRLRFGTAGIPLSTSKRSTIDGITHVRNLGLDAMELEFVRGVNMKTELAKKIKYVAKRNDVLLTAHAPYYINLNATERSKIEASKNRIVQSAERLYEAGGWSVVFHAGYYLKQPKESVYQRILNELRDVEKRLMDKGVEVWIRPELTGKPTQFGDLKEIVKLSEELEMVLPTIDFAHAHARNIGKCNSREEWREMLSFMEDRLGREALDNMHIHMSGIEYTNKGEKRHLPLRESDMNWEDLLRVLKEFRVKGVVISESPNIEEDALLMKRKYKEVKV
- a CDS encoding radical SAM protein; its protein translation is MVRVVLSTDETLTSTYHGVPLLDFLGCAPYGRFPTWIYNLLDTQIPDENGVLPQAPYGLRKVEAALLRGGFERGEVVVAHPRKVEGFIGKDTTVVALYEMDPLGLGPVSMMFTDGGKWKNYTRVKFEELVGRINHLRESRGLNFKLVVGGPGAWQLDFRPEVRERLKVDHVIIGEVDHVAGKLFRDIESGTADETIVVRNWPRVEQIPAIVAPSYDGLVEVMRGCGRGCRFCEPNLRVARYMPLEKIEREIKVNIRAGIDHAWLHSEDIFLYKVEDRKNFYPNTDAVLELFTMARKYTRNVNPTHGTVAGALAAPGMIEAISNLVEAGPRHWVGIQVGFETASSELIGKYMNNKMKPFSPEEWPWVLLNGTYVFNKNYWFPAYTTILGLPGDTDDYEIMTARLIITMEKQLKEKVGNRAHFTVTPLSFVPMGLLKNQEFYHVDEMITYGQFLHLYYAWRHTAKEVAGVLPSVMGRNLFLIPFYPLARFGVNVILKQIEKWGKSRGYELKKLEPLEDLQIEVEEHKWYNQPTLAEAY